The Xenopus tropicalis strain Nigerian chromosome 2, UCB_Xtro_10.0, whole genome shotgun sequence genome window below encodes:
- the pdik1l gene encoding serine/threonine-protein kinase PDIK1L, whose product MVSSQPKYDLIREVGRGSYGVVYEALVRRSGQRVAVKKIRCQAPENVELALREFWALSSIQSQHPNVIHLEECVLQKDGMVQRMLHGSSSALYLPVRNWSLYILINRKDCCWFFFNFIKYNFHAFSSPPI is encoded by the coding sequence ATGGTCAGCAGCCAGCCCAAGTATGACCTGATCCGGGAGGTAGGCCGTGGCAGCTACGGGGTGGTATATGAAGCACTGGTACGCAGAAGTGGCCAACGGGTAGCTGTTAAGAAGATCCGCTGCCAAGCACCTGAGAATGTAGAATTGGCTTTACGGGAGTTTTGGGCATTAAGCAGCATCCAGAGCCAGCACCCTAATGTAATTCACTTGGAAGAGTGCGTTTTACAGAAGGATGGCATGGTTCAACGCATGCTGCATGGTTCCAGCTCTGCTCTCTACTTACCGGTGAGGAACTGGAGTTTATACATTTTAATCAATAGAAAAGactgttgttggtttttttttaattttattaaatataattttcatgCTTTCAGCTCTCCCCCGATTTGA
- the fam110d gene encoding protein FAM110D: MNPKSPRLHRTIEGITAFDRLEADKAKYVKTPQVREQRQNPAINATLSPTLLRRSIQSNHNHNPETKHTASCSLSPIIQPRTLQRHVDSEQRTEQMYITSSTTAMSGTPLLQRKALSLKTEHASSATIPSDMSVKLHISEPQSDKTPNVNCTSYTVQKIGEPRQDNKVVPSPRSPVTQPFSMRRVSGKRQHRPDSLIIYRQRRDIVQNEKENNESSGGLVNRLLQNTPLLKRRIPLAQGSSQPCSQESPNSPRAQKKTDESLMCQVPTFGAPQEAVSKEHSPSDVQHFFESCGLEGSLLDLLDNVYQLGGDTTIGSLESVDRISGRSVVLHEEVKEERTPVSVIERNARVIKWIYSCHNARSINFHRENNKSRESTV; the protein is encoded by the coding sequence ATGAACCCTAAGTCTCCTCGATTGCATCGAACAATAGAAGGCATTACAGCATTTGACCGACTGGAGGCTGATAAAGCCAAATATGTTAAGACTCCACAAGTCCGAGAACAAAGGCAAAACCCTGCTATAAATGCCACCCTTTCCCCAACTTTGTTACGTAGATCAATTCAGTCAAATCACAACCACAACCCAGAGACCAAACATACTGCCAGCTGCAGCCTGAGTCCAATAATACAGCCTAGAACTCTGCAACGTCATGTTGACTCTGAGCAAAGGACAGAACAAATGTACATTACAAGCTCAACCACTGCCATGTCAGGAACTCCCCTTCTGCAACGCAAGGCTTTAAGTTTGAAGACAGAACATGCCTCCTCTGCTACCATACCCTCTGACATGTCTGTTAAGTTACACATTAGTGAACCACAGTCAGATAAAACTCCTAATGTTAATTGCACAAGCTACACAGTCCAAAAAATAGGTGAGCCTAGGCAAGATAACAAGGTAGTCCCTTCACCTAGATCCCCAGTGACCCAACCTTTTTCAATGCGTCGGGTTAGTGGGAAGCGTCAACACCGTCCTGATTCCCTAATAATTTACCGCCAGAGGAGGGATATCGTTCAAAATGAAAAGGAAAACAATGAGAGTAGTGGTGGACTGGTAAACCGGCTTCTTCAAAACACTCCACTGCTAAAAAGAAGGATTCCTCTTGCACAGGGCTCTTCCCAGCCATGTTCTCAGGAAAGTCCAAACTCTCCCAGGGCACAGAAAAAAACTGATGAGTCTTTAATGTGCCAGGTTCCTACTTTTGGTGCCCCACAAGAGGCAGTGTCAAAAGAGCATTCCCCTTCTGATGTTCAACATTTTTTTGAGAGTTGTGGCTTAGAGGGGAGCCTCCTGGACTTGCTGGATAATGTGTATCAACTTGGTGGGGATACAACAATTGGAAGTTTAGAATCTGTGGACAGGATTAGTGGAAGAAGTGTGGTCTTACATGAGGAAGTTAAAGAAGAAAGAACTCCAGTATCTGTTATTGAGAGAAATGCTCGAGTAATAAAATGGATTTACAGCTGCCATAATGCCAGGTCTATAAATTTTCACAGAGAAAACAATAAATCCAGAGAATCTACAGTGTGA